The genome window AAAATACTGTAGAATAGGCCAAATACTACGAACGGATTGCATTATTTGCCCAGTGAATGAATCCCTCAGTTACTGTAACTCAGAGGGAATTCCCAATTGGGAGTTAATTTTTCCCAATAATAATTTACCTACTGTTAAGGCTGTTGCTTTCCTGCAAGGAAATGTATCCACTCagtggaagaaaacaaacatgCAAATCATAACTAGCACGTATTCGTATCTTTGCGATGGAGGCATTTGGATAAAATCCAATTACCATACCTTAACGGAAGTGGGAAATGCCATTGGGACCCACGAAATGAATTTTCAGAGTTACTAGTATATTTGGACAGACAGAACATCTGCTATACACTTTGTGAGCTACAGTAGAAGGTTTCCAGTAAATCATATTTTTAGGACCCCAATGTATTAGCTCATGCACATGATAAAGTATAGGTAATTGAGTCCCTAGATAAGATTGGTTTCTGACTGGATCCAAGCCATATCTGTTTGCCTGGGTcaaaatttcccccttttttgttgccatatcctcttttcttcttccgCAGCTGTCCACTGCAACTTAAAGTGGGGAGGTCCAGAATTCCGAGAAAAACTTCCCCAAGCTCACCCAGTGCAAAGCAAGGAGGCAGTGGGGCACAATAGGAAGAATTTCttaaacaagattttttaaaagcccaacCGTAAAGATATATTGCTAAATTTGACTACATTAAAATGAAAGCTTCTGTTCCACAAAAGACAGTATGAGTAAAGTGAAATAAGAAGCTACAAactgccctaactagtttggctcagtggatagagcatcggcctgtggactgaaaggtcccaggtttgattcccgtcaagggcaggtaccttggttgtgggtacatccccagtaggaggtgtgcaggaggcagctgaccgatgtttctaactctctatccctctcccttcctctctgtaaaaaaagcaataaaatatattaataaaaaaaaaaaaagaagaagaagctacAAACTGAAACAGGATAGTTGTAAGATATGCCATTTACAGAGGATTTGTGTCcaggaccgtggttggcaaactgcggctcgcgagccacatgcggctctttggccccttgagtgtggctcttccacaaaataccacggcctgggcgagtctattttgaagaagtggcgttagaagaagttaaagtttaaaaaatttggctctcaaaagaaatttcaatcgttgtacagttgatattttgctctcttgactaatgagtttgccgaccactagtccAGGATATGTAAAAAGTCCtacaaatcaaaaggaaaaagacCAAATGCCCCATTATAAATTGATCAACATATATGCACAGATAATTCTTAAAAGAAGAAATCTGAATGTTCAacaaacattgaaaaaataaatttaactttactAGTTATCAGGGAAATGAAAGATAAAGCAACAATGAGTTACCATTTCATACCTATCAGATTGacagaaattaaaaattctgACATTATTAAGAGTTGGGGAGGATGTAGAGTAATggggaataaaaaggaaagaaagccctgactggtttggctcagtggatagagcatcagcctgcggactgaagggtcccagattcaattccggtcaagggcatgtaccttggttacacccagtaggaggtgtgcaagaggcagctgattgatgtttctctcccatcaatgtttctaactctctatccctctctcttcctctctgtaaaaaatcaataaaatatattttatttatttatttatttatttattttttttaaaatatattttattgatttttacagggaggaagggagagggatagagagctagaaacgtcgatgagggagaaacatcgaccagctgcctcctgcacatcccctactggggatgtgcccgcaaccaaggtacatgcccttaaccggaatcgaacctgggaccttccagtccgcaggccgacgctctatccactgagccaaaccggtttcggcaattttaaaaataaataaaatgaatgacctAGTGTCAAATGCTTCATATGGGTAAATCTCAAAGGTATGttaggccagaaaaaaaaaaaagctgaagaaTGCTATATGCAGAGTAgcatcatttatataaaatttgaaaacaggcAGTCTTACTTCAGCTTGTTCAGAGTTGTAGACACATGTGGTAAGAATATAAAAACATGCTTGAGGATGGGAAACGCCAAATTTATTAAGCAGGTTACTTgtaaggagagaaggagagcaaTGAGAACAGGGAAGCAATATACAGGAGCCTTCAACTTTACCTGTCATATTTTATTCtgttaaaaaaatatctgaaacaactaaaggaaagaataaagattgTATAAAGCAGGTTCAGGTGTCCAAAGTTAttctcttaacttctctgaatgTTTAAAAGATAATGGCCAGGGGGGGTGTTTTCATTGGAGCGGACACCAAAATGTAAGGCCAGTGGAAGTGTGTACTTTGTTTTAGCCACTGCTCCATCCTCCGCTTAGAAGAGGGCCCGGTACGGAGGaggtactcaacaaatacttgctgGATGAATGAACATCTGCAAAGGCAATGAGATATGTTAAAACACAGCGTGTTCCAAAGAGCTATCATAGTAACAGCCTTCTTCTATTGAGTCCACATACACCAGCCTCTGACTTCACTGTTTGGCCTGAGTTATTTCATTCTGTCCTGGCAACCATGTAAGGACCATTACTATCCTCActgtacaggtgaggaaatggaggcttcgAGAGGGAGGCAGCTTGCCCGAGAGCATAGTGGGTTAGGACTAGAGTCCGTAATGCATCAAAGAAGTCTGGGTTTTATGCTATAAGCGGTGGCAAAATTTGGAACAGTAGAAATAAATGCTACAAGGAGGCACATGATCATATACACACACCagagtgaagggtgaccaggagccgacggggtggggagggtgcccAGTGCCCGACAGCCTGCGAGGGGGGCACACAGCGGGAACACTGCAGTCTGCCGGGGCAGTCTGGAAATGCTTTACCAGGAGGAGACACGTGAACTCGGCCTTGAAGGAGAAGTGCGCCTACAAATGCCAGGAACCCAGCAATCCCTGCTCCGTGTCCCGTCGGTGTTGTTCCGAGGATCCGTTGCTCTGGACCGGGAGCACAGGGCCTGACTGCACGGGGCTGAGACCACACACACGTGAAGACAAACTGGGGTGACGGTAACCTTCAGTTTGAGAAAGTGCTCTCACCTTTacacacacagagaaggaaaAGCAACCCAGAGCTCTTCTTCAGAAGGCAGGACGGCAGTACCACAGGTAATCGCCTGGCCTTTAATAAGAGCTAACATTGGAGCAGTGACTGTTCGCTGGGCACTGAGCTGCTATCACCTGCTTAATGCCTCTAATTCTCACAGCTCTATGAAGCAGGTACTCTTTATCCCTTTCCGGGGACGAGGAAACCCAGGCTTCAACAACCCAAGTATCTTGCCCATCGTCCTATGCAGTTAGTACGCGGtggagctgggatctgaacccacGGCGGTAAACGCTCCACCCGTGTTTTAACCACAGCTGCTCACAGGCATCCATTGAAAGCAACAAGGTTTTTACTGCTTTCCATCAGAAGAATAAATGAGAATGTGATCAAGCATAATAAGCTAGAAACCAAGCTTGCCATTGCATTCATGAACTCCTGTCACATgttaggtgctccataaatgcttGTGAAGTGAGGTAGCATTTAGTTCAGGAAATGAAAACCAACCCAGTGTCAAGGATATACTTCTCTCTCATAGTAGTTTCGTAAGTCTTTGCAGGGACTCTCTGAATcaatgccccacccccaccctgtgggacacacacacacacacacacacacacacacacacctacctccTGGTGAGCTCCCACTTGTCTCAAATCTCtgctccacccaccctccccagggcccctccccagggcccctcctcctgctcctcggcGCTCAGGCCAGACTGTGACTGGCGCTGCACTCCTGGAGGGAAGGCCTGTGCTCTCTTCTCTCAGCCTGCGCTGCGGGAAGGCGTCCCACACTCTCCCAATAGCCCACAGAGGTAccaacagtgagagagagagagaaaaaaaataggacaaGGGAAAGAACTGGAAGAGTTCTGCTTTCCAAACAAAAGTAAAGAGAACAATCCCTCCTTTCCCCAGGAAAAGCCACTGCCACTTGGATCGTGtgtcttcattttattcatttattgcaCATTTGCCAGACAGGAGCCAGACCCTGGCCTGGCGGTGGCTGGCTCCCCCGCACCCTCCCTCAGTAAACTCTGAAGGCAGCCCTCTCTCCACCGGGCACAGGGGGCACAGAGATGAGGTGAACACAACCCACATTCCCAGGATCCCCACGGGGAAGGGTGAAGCAAAGCGAGCAGTCACAATTTACAAACGTAAAGGCAATCctaggaaaggggagggaggaggaggagacagagaggtgcgtttgagggcagaggggagggcggCAACCTGTCTGGATTCTCCCAGAGTCACATCTAACAATACTGTGGTCGCCTTTTCATCCATTACAAGGTTTTCCCGTCGGCTCAAACCAGAGCTCTCTCTCTGATTAATTTTCGGAAGAGCCGGCCGAGTTTAATCATAGCAGACACAATGACCCCGGTTATTACGGCCTGAGTGGCTAAAAGCAGAATATAAAGACTCCAGAACAGGTTGTGTTCCAGACGCTGGTCCTCGGCCACCGGCTGGGCCCGCGCCCAGGGCTCTGAGCTGGCCGGCACCCAGGCTGGGCGATCGCGGGCcacgggcagggccagcctggtggGGGCGAGAGAGTGGGGAGGCGGGCCCCCAGTGCTCGGGCACCCCAGGTCCCCGTCCGACAGGGCCTGCAGCAGCAGGCCAGGGGGCTGCCCTTGGCACCGCGGGGACTCCTCGGCGTGGCCCGTGAGGCCGGGGTGCTGCCTCAGCCACGCCAGGAAGGGCCGCAGGTCGCAGTCGCAGCGCCAGGGATTGTGCCCCAGCAGGACCTCCGACAGCCGGGGCAGGTCCTCCAACACGTCGCCCGGCAGGGTCTGCAGCAGGTTGTGCTCGAGCCGCACCCGCTCCAGGCTGTGGAGGTCGCGGAAGAGCCCGCGGGGCAGGGCCCGCAGCGCGTTGTGGCTCAGCGACAGCTGGCGCAGCTGGCCAAGGCCCCGGAAGGCGCCCTCGGGGAGCGCTCCCAGGCGCGGGTTCAGGGTCAGCCCCAAGGCTCGCAGGCCGCTCAGGTTTCGGAAGGCGCCGTCGGGCAGGGTGCGCAGCTGGGTGCCGTTCAGCCACAGCCCCTGCAGGCCCGCCATCTCCCCGAAGAGCACGCCTGGGAGCTCCTCCAGCGGGTTCTCGTGCAGCGCCAAGGAGGTCAGATTGTGCAAATGGAGAAAGAGTGCCGAGGGCAGGGACCGGAGCTGGTTTCTGGAAAGAGTTAAAATACTCAGGGCGCGGAGCCGGTCGAAGGCCCCGGGCGCGAGGGAGCGGAGGCGGTTTGCGTCGAGCCGCAGCTCGGCCAGGGCGCGCAGGCTGCTCAGGAGCCCCGCGTCCAGAGAGACGAGCTGGTTGGAACGGAGCACCAGTCTCTCCAGCTTAGCCTGCGCTCCGAGCAATCCCTGGGGCAAGTGAGTCAGATTGTTTCCCGACAAATCCAACACCCTCAGGTTCCCCAGGTGCGTCAagaggccggcggggagggaaACGAGTTGATTATTGTCCAGAAGGAGCAGCTGCAGGTTAACCAGGTTCCGAAACATGTTTGGGTCAATGCGCGTTAGTTCGTTGTGGCTCAGAAACAGCTGTTCCAGGAGCACCAGCTTGTCGAAGAGGGAGCCTGGAAGATCCGGGATTTGGTTGTGCGACAACCTGAGGGTTTTTAGGTTTATCAGGTCATTGAAGGTGCCGGGGGCGACGGCGGAAATGTGGCTGTTGGCCAGTAAGAGGCGCTGCAGAGCCGTCATGCCACTGAAGCTGTCACTCTGCAGGGTGCCGCGGTTCAGGCGGTACAGCGTGACGACCGTGAGGTTGGTGGGCAGGCGGAGCGCCGCGATGCGCTCCACGTCGCCCCCCGAGCACTGCACCGCGTCCCGGACCAAACAGTTgcaggcgggcgggcaggcgaAGGGGACTGGCTGGGCGCGCAGGAGCGTGAGCACCGCGCACAGCAGGGCGCCCCTCAGCATGTCGGACGCCTGTGGACAACACACAAGGGCAAACATTCGCGTGCGCTCTTGTAACCCTGGGCGTTTAATTTTGCAGAGGCAGGATTCTTTCGCCAGGATTATCACTGCCTCTGTAATCCATACACAAGTAAGTCTCCCGCTTTGCTTAGGGGTGCAGAATTTTCCTGGGTGGTAAAAAGACATTCATTCGTTCTACACTCCGGACGTCTCATTcttttgttttactgattttcCACTCTCAGTACAAAGCATTGAAAGGAAAGTGTTTGCACGCTAGAGAAAAGCCAATACTTTAAATTCTTTACATAGAACTCATTAAATAATGATTCTCACATTCGAGCTCCAGCTATCGCAGAGCAGTGCCCATTGTGAAACAGCTCTGCTCTTGACTTTATACGTACCCAGGGGTGGCTGTAACCAAGTCACGAAGGGAACAGCAAAGCGTTCAAACGACAGCCACCACCTGATTCCTTTGGTCACAGCTATGTTATATCTGCAATACCAACTCCTCTACTAAAACAATGGACACCTCCCAAATAGTGTACACCCTCAGCCACGCTGGAAAACGCAGGTAATAGCATGTACCACTCTATGCCAGGCGTTCTTCCCAGCACTATTTGAATcaattcatttcatcttcaccTAACCCTATGAGAtacatactattattatccccaaagAATGAAGAAACGAAGGCATGGGAAGTTTAAGGAACTTAACTAGGGTCACAGAGCTAGAATTGGAGAGTAGTATATCGGATTGAACCATACATAAGAAGCTATCATTTCTAAGGTGTTTGAAAATTAATACTTCTGGCATTGAATCATCTGTGAAATACACACAGTAATACTAATCTGCCAAAAACCATGTTTCCCAAGTGTAATTTTACACAAATCGTTTCTTGTagctacattttctttcttatgcacGCATGAACTCACCAAGCCCTCCCGTTGcccattctaattttaaaatatttggcctTACCTGAAATGGCACCGCACCCCAAAGCAACTGAAAGGCTTAGAGCCTCGCCTGTGATTCGGCACTTTCCAGAGGAAAAGGGCGGTACCCCTGCATCCTCAGGATAAAGACTTCGACAGAATAAAAGTCATGGAAAGGGCCCTATCTCAGAAGGCATGTTTGGGATTTTTAAtgacaaatattttcaaactgaaaGCAACTATATATAACCTAGATCCTACTGTCAAGGCCGAGTGacaagagcaggagagagagaactttcTCCATAAATGGCACAACCTAACTCTGTGGTGCTAGAAAAGCTCAGCGATACATTGCAGCAGCCACACCCCTAGAGGGGCCAGGCTTGCTCCGGGCTTCCTTTTCATGCCACACTCCCCCGGTTCTCTAATCCAGTCCCCCTCCTCCTTGGATGAATAATAAGGCTAAGACTAGCCTCCAAGGCTCCACTcaatttctttttagaaataataaggctgaaaacattctcaaagatgTTCAATTATGCATCCCTGGGTGAGTTGGAGGGTGTTCACGTGTTCAGTTTCACTTAGGACTGTCCAACTGCCTCCCACAGCAGTTGTACCCACACGCGATGCCACCTGCAGTGTGGGACAGTCCGTGCTTCACAGCTGTGCCCATACTTGGGATTGATTTTATAAATGTACTTTTTGCAATTAACGTGAAATGATTGTCAGTGTGGTTTTTAATGGACTCGAGCCTCTTTTCGTATTTTAAGGGCCACTTCATCTTCtgagaaattgttttcttttgcctATTTGTCTATATGCAAAATATGTATGCTATgtctttaaaaaactgaattataggcattttaatatattctggatTCGAATCCTTGGTTGGTCATAGGTGTTATAAATATCTTCAACTAGTTTGTGATTTGCCTTTTCACCTTCTGTATGAGGTCTTTTGACATGAGTCTTGTGGTAGGCAGTTATCAATCTTTTCTAATTTGTGATTTTTGTGTCTATTAAAAtaacccccctcccctttcctttaaaatcagaaaactaTTTCCCTATAATGCCTTTAGTTTATAGCTTTGTCCTTCACTTTTAGGTCTATTTAATCCATCTAGAGTTggtttttgtgtatgatgtgagTCGAGTCcagtttatttttcccattaggATAACCAGCTGTCCTAGCGCTGTTTATGTAAATCCCTTCTTCCCTCTTGAACCAGCACCTCATCAATGTCTGGGTCTGTGGGTCTGTTTCTGAGCTGTTTGAAAATCCTGCAGTGTACCCCACACTGAAATAACTTTTAATGTTCAAAGCCAGTGTTTTATAAAGGGCGAACTAGACATTTTCATACTACATTGGTGGGCATAAAAATTGGGGTAAACTTTTCTGAGAAAAGTTTAGTAGTATCAaccaaatttaaaatacagtataCACATTCTGTATGTATAGCCATTCCACTGATAAAAATACACTTCCTGGATATGCTCATTTAGATATGTGCACAAAAACACTTACTGTGGAATtgtaacagaaaaagaaacaaaaacccaaaTGACCATCACCAGGGAACAAGCTGTTTAAATTATGGTAGGTCCACGCAGTGGGATGCCTTGCAGACTTTAAAGCGAGTAAGGTTGAACTCCAAGTGCTGACGTACTTTCACAGATACACTAGATGGCAGAAAGCAAGGGCCGCGGAGCATATGCAATGGGATTCCACTTgtgtagcatttttaaaaacatatatttacatGAGGACATAGACATATTTTTGTCCTGGAATGATACACCAAGAAACTTCAGTATTCATCTTTTGGGGGAGAAGCCAGGGAATAGGTGGACTTCCTTACACACCTTTCTGTGAGGTTTAAATTTTTACTAAACATGCTTATATcacaattgtatttttaaaattttaatgcaaaaataaagTGATTTGGAAGGGAAAATGGCATcattaagggaaaaaaaacataagGATAAAGGTATTAAGACATACTAGAAAAAGTCAAGGCTTGAATTGTGAAAGAATAAACATTAACCTCTGGAATCAATGAGTGGAGTGGTACAGAAGTGATCCTTAAATTATTTCATCCTGGTTGAGAAAAATTCCCTGATCCATGACATTTGCAGATGTAGAAAAAGCACTGAAATCCAAGCAGCGTTTGATGGAGCCACATGTAGTTAAAGCCCAGTAAATGCTGTACTGGCTGAAATTACCTCTAAGTCATGAAGTCCTAAAGCACAGGGGAAGCCACTCCCGCTGCCAGGGATCCTGGGCCATCTTTCAGCTCCAATCAAGAAGAGGAACTCGAGCCCAGAACACATGCCGTGGTGGCGTAGTGAGTCAGACATGCATAGGCACACCAAGGGAAAGGCCCTTTGCCCAGGAAAATGCCGGGGAGCCAACGTGACAGAGATTGGGAAGAAGTGCTGTGGACTAATCAGTGACTTGGAGTCAAATTCCAGCGAAGCTTCTTTAGCCTATTTCCCCAGGAAGATCTCCAAGTTTTGTTCTTTGAAGAGAGCAGGGCATTTTGATTGCCCAAGAAGGGAGAACTGGGTCCAGAAGTTGCAGACAATGGAGCAACACTGTGAGTCGATCCACTGAACAAATAGACACGGTGCTGAGAATCACTGAGTAATGAAGTTGATGGCTCTAGTGTTCAAGTCTTTGGAGCTGGGATCTATGGAACAGGTCAGAAATCTGCTGTCCCGAGTAGCTTCTGTGTAagtcacagagccctggcctATGGGGTTTGGCCATTCAAAAGCAGGAGTCTGCCTGGATGAGACATGCTTTTCTGCCCCCATAGGGGACACAGAGGCCGGGGCACAGCAGGAGTAACACCTATGAAGTAACCACAACCCCAACTATGAACAGGGACAGTCTCATTCAAACTCATACAattccttctgtccttccctgCAATATACGGCTAAGAATAAAGCAACTGGCAGtaagggggaagaggaaggaaagataaGAGGAGCTGTGCCCACATCAGCAGGCTGTGGGGACATGATCATTTGCTATACAAACCATAGTGCGTGGGAGAACTTGAGTTCAAACTGGcgttcatactacccaaatccATCAGATCACAGCCAGCCACACAGCCCATAGCAGAGGAGGCATGTCTCCTGCAGAACCTGCCATACTAGGAAATACCTTCCCAAGCACAAATCTGCCTTCCTCTGGGATTTCTATGGCCAGCGGTTAGCTCCACAGCTTCTCTCCCCTTGGAGGGCTCTTTTGGCACCCACAAATACCACTTCACTTCATACGCACCATGTCTTAAACATGGTATTAGCTTTTGGTTTGATCTTCCCAACTATTAATAGACTCCCTAATTTTATAGTTCACCATTTCCCTCAGACCTCCCGACACTTAACACTTGGCTCTACATTGTATGTGACTGATAGGTTTCCGCGATGGTCACAGACATAAATGTGGAATGCTGTATTTACTTCCTTCAAAAACCCAAAGTTAGGCCGGCTGGGGGggggatcagtggttgagcgtcaacctaggaaccaggaggtcacagtttgattttcagtcagggcatatgtctgaaTTGTAAGCTCAATCCCTgattgtgtaggaggcagccaatcaatgattctctctcatcatagatgtggttattttaattgttaaaaatatatttttatttcagagaggaagggagagggagaaagatagaaacatcaatgatgagaatcattaattggctgcctccagcataccCCTCtctgggatcgagcctacaatccaagcatgtgccctgatcggaattgaaccatgacatcctggttcttgggttaatgctcaaccactgagccgtggtGGGCGGGcgccatcattaatgtttctctctctctcttccttcctctctgaaataaaaacatcttttaaaaaacaacaaaaaaaaactccaatgttaaaaaaggaaatgggAAAGTATTAAGCAGGAAAATAAACCCATTTAACTAAAAAGCAAACATGTataaagacacagaaaaaaaagtgctattttatacatttagatttttattttgaatgcttCAATCAAAAAAAATTTCATACAGTTATTTACAGTGCTGAATGTACAATTATGAATGTATGCCTTTTTGACATCAGGGTACCATTCTTGAGcagcaatataattttaaaaatataaagatgcaATATCATTTCTGATataaagtttcttaaaaaaattccaAAGTCTTAGGGAATTAACAAATCATAACAGGAAGttaactattttattaatttaatgtgCACATAATTACcaaattttaatacattaaaaaatatgtgtaaataCCCACAGACTGTACAAAAATTAACGTCCCATATTTTGTTAAAAGTTCCCAACCACCTCCCAccataaatatacaaaatatgtcaAAATTACATGCAAGAAATCTTAGAACGTTTTCTAACGCTTGAATTTTGCTCTTCTCTAAACAGTGTATGTATAGCTGTTTTGGAAACAGAACATATAAACACTGGTATTTTTACCATGCCTTTGAAACTGTGCAGTATTTTCATAAACAGGggtaacaaaataaatacagtaaaaactGCAACAGTTCTGTTTAAATGCAAGTGCAATTTGGAAAGCTCTCAAATGCAAGgattataaaactaatataaaagtATTCATTTTGTTGTTGGCTTAGCCACTTTTATTCAAGCATTATTTGCAGCAATGCCTTACAGCAGTTGGTGCTAGAAGATACAAAACATAGTCACCACTATTTATatttgagggagaaaaaaaactttaaacaaCCCTGAGGGAGACACACATTAAAaatcttgttatttatttaaaaagttaaaaagttaCATATCattatttaacaattattttccCAGACATTACTGTCCTTAAGTATgtgca of Eptesicus fuscus isolate TK198812 chromosome 3, DD_ASM_mEF_20220401, whole genome shotgun sequence contains these proteins:
- the GP5 gene encoding platelet glycoprotein V, whose amino-acid sequence is MLRGALLCAVLTLLRAQPVPFACPPACNCLVRDAVQCSGGDVERIAALRLPTNLTVVTLYRLNRGTLQSDSFSGMTALQRLLLANSHISAVAPGTFNDLINLKTLRLSHNQIPDLPGSLFDKLVLLEQLFLSHNELTRIDPNMFRNLVNLQLLLLDNNQLVSLPAGLLTHLGNLRVLDLSGNNLTHLPQGLLGAQAKLERLVLRSNQLVSLDAGLLSSLRALAELRLDANRLRSLAPGAFDRLRALSILTLSRNQLRSLPSALFLHLHNLTSLALHENPLEELPGVLFGEMAGLQGLWLNGTQLRTLPDGAFRNLSGLRALGLTLNPRLGALPEGAFRGLGQLRQLSLSHNALRALPRGLFRDLHSLERVRLEHNLLQTLPGDVLEDLPRLSEVLLGHNPWRCDCDLRPFLAWLRQHPGLTGHAEESPRCQGQPPGLLLQALSDGDLGCPSTGGPPPHSLAPTRLALPVARDRPAWVPASSEPWARAQPVAEDQRLEHNLFWSLYILLLATQAVITGVIVSAMIKLGRLFRKLIRERALV